The following DNA comes from Bradyrhizobium sp. SK17.
GAACCGCATTTGGCGGGCTGCGTGCCGCGCTGCCAATATGTCTGCAAATTGTAGCCGAGCAGTCCGAGCGCGGTATCGAACAGCGAGACCTGGATCGCCCCGCCCTTGCCCGATTTCTGCCGCGCAAGCAGGCTGGCCAGGATGCCGCTGAAGGCATGCACGCCGGTCATCTGGTCGATCGGCGAGATCGGGCTGCGGATATAGCCGCCGCCCTCATCGCCGGTCATCGACATGATGCCTCCGAAGGCTTGCAGGATCACATCGTAGCCAGGCGAATTCTTGAGTGGACCGGTCCGGCCGAAGCCGGAGATGCTGCAATGGACCAGTCGGTCGTTGAGTGCGCAAAGCGTCGCCGCGTCGATGCCGAGCCGCTCGGCCACACCGGTGCCAAAGCTCTCGATGGCGACATCGGCGGACTTCGCCAGGGTATGCACCAGCTTGCGTCCCTTGTCCGACTTCATGTTGATCGCAATGCTGCGCTTGTTGCGGTTGGCGCTCAGGAACACGGTGCCCAGCCCGGGCGCCGGAAACGGCGGCCATCCTCGCGTCTCATCACCCTGCCCCACCGCCTCGACCTTGATGACCTCGGCGCCGAGGTCGCCGAGATATTGCGCGCAGAGCGGCCCGGCCAGCACCTTCGAGAGATCCAGCACCTTGATGCCATCGAGCGGTCTTGACACGATCATCTCTCCTTCTGAATCCGGTTCAATGCAGCCCGACGGCAAACAAGCCGCCGAGATAGGCCGGAAAACCTTGCTGCGTGACCAGGACGTAGTCGGCGGCGCGACGTTCCGGTTCATCGAGTTCAGAGCGCCAGCGCGCGGCAGCGGAGTCGGCGGCCACGAGGCGTGCGCGCAGCAGCTCCTTGCCCCAGCTCTTCGGCTCATCGTCGTGCCAATAGGCGCCGCCCGCGATCCGGCCGTCGAAGCTGGCTTTGCGCTGCCCGTCGGCACGGAAGCCGGCCCGGGCGAACGCCTCCGCAAGCTCTTGTCCAGGCTCCGACTGCGCCGCCAGCGCGTCGGAGACCGCCGTTACGGCTTGCGTGAGTTTTGGATCGAGCCCCTTCTTCTTCAGCCGCTCATAGTCGAGCCTGCCGAGAAACAACGTCCTGATCATGTTGCGCGGCTCGCGGCGCTGGATCAGTCTCGCGAAGATCTGCATCTCGGTCCTGATCGCCGTGTCGAAGTCCTGCGGCAATCCCTGCGCGACGCAATCGAGGATCGCGACCGGGGCCGGATAGTGCCCGAGGGTGTCGGCCAGCATTTTGGTCCGCGACCCGTCGATCTCGCCTGCGACGCGCTGCGCGGTGGCCGATCGCCAATCGGGACGATCCCAGGGCTGCGTGGCAGCCGGACGCGACAGGACCCATCGTTCTGCCGCCGCGATTTCCTCGCCCGGTGCCGCCAACTCATGCGCAAGGCCCGCGGCGATCGCCGCCTGTCCGTTGATCCTGGCGCCATCGAGCAGCACCGGAAGCGCGGCCGCTATTCCGATCAGGCGCGGCAGCCGCTGGGTTCCGCCGCCGCCCGGCAGCAATCCGACCAGCGATTCCGGCAGGCCGAAGGTCGCCTGCGGGTGGTCGGCGAGGACCCGGTGATGGGCCGCGAGCGTGAACTCACAACCACCGCCCAATGCGAGGCCGGCAACCGCCACCGCAATCGGTTTGCCGGCGGTCTCCAGCCGGCGCAAACCATGGCTCAACCGAAAGAAATGGTCGAAGGCCAGGCGATCGCGTTCGCCCGGCGGTGCGGCCATGATCATGTCGTAGGCGGTCTCGAGCTCGGCCAGATCGGCGCCGGCGCAGAACGCGGAAGACTTGCCGGAGCTGATCACGACGCCCGCGACGTCGCTCTGCCTGAGCCAGTCCGCAAACACGCCGAGTTCCTCGATCGCCGCGTTCGAGAACACGTTCATCGAGCGGCCGGGCATGTCAAAGATCAGGTGCAGGACGCCGTTTCCTGCCAGCTCCATGCGAAACTGCTTCAGCTCCGGTCCGATCGGCATCCCTGGCCCCCCGATTAAAGTTCATTGGTGTACGATCAGGCTTGCGCTGATCCCGCCTTCGGTTGTATACCCAAACCGAATACTGTACACTAGCAAACTAAATCAGACGGGACGCAGTTTGACAATGATCGAGCGGACGATCTTTCGCGAAGAGCACGAAATATTCCGGCAAACGGTCCGTCGCTTCGTCGACCGCGAGATCGTGCCGTTCCACGCCCAATGGGAAGAGGACGGTATCGTGCCGCGGGAGCTTTGGCTGAAGGCGGGCGCTGCCGGCCTGCTCTGCTGCACGGTCCCCGAAGAATACGGCGGCATGGGCCTCGACTACCTCTTCGACGTCGTCGTGTTCGAGGAACTCTGGCGCGCCGGCGCGAGCGGCCCAGGCTTTCTGATCCACACCGATCTCGTCGCCACGTATCTGCTGTCGTTCGGCAGCGAGGCGCAGAAGCGCAAATGGCTGCCGAAGATGGTGTCGGGTGAAGCCATCGGCTCGCTCGGCATGACGGAACCGCATGCCGGCAGCGATCTCAAGGCGATCCGGACCCGCGCAACGCGCGACGGCGACGATTTCGTCATCAACGGCCAGAAGGTCTTCATCTCCAACGGCCAGCTCTGCGACTTCGTCGTGCTGGCGACCAAGACCGACAGCCAGGCTGGCGCCAAGGGCGTCACGCTGTTCATCGTCGAGAGCAACCGCGAGGGCTTCAAGCGCGGCCGCAATCTCGAAAAGCTCGGCATGCGGGCGCAGGACACCTCCGAGCTGTTCTTCGACCATGTCCGCATTCCAGCCAGCAACATGCTCGGCGCGGAAGGCCGCGGCTTTGCCCAGATGATGACCAAGCTGGCCCAGGAACGACTGGCGCAGGCGATCCGCTCGGCGACGGTGACCGAAACCGTGATCGAGTGGACCCTGCAATACACCGCCGAGCGCAGCGCTTTCGGCCAGAAGCTCGCCGACTTCCAGAACACCCAGTTCAAACTTGCCGAACTGAAGACCAAGGCGGCCGTGGCGCGGGTGTTCACCGACAAGTGCATCGCGCTGTTCATGGAGGGCAAGCTCGATCCGGTGGACGCCGCGATGGCCAAGATGTTCACCTCGGAGCTGCACTGCGAAACCGTCGACGAGTGCCTGCAACTGTTCGGCGGTTGGGGTTATATGTGGGAGTATCCGATCGCCCGCGCCTATGCCGACGCGCGGGTGGTGAAGATCGCCGGCGGCTCGATCGAGATCATGAAGACGATCATCGCCCGGCAGATGTATTCACAGCGCGGCTTCGACATTCAGAAGAACGGGTCGGCCTCATAGCGGCCTCCTGAACCACCGAAATCGCACGAAGCGACAGAACGACAAACGACAAGGGAGATCAGCGTTGAAGGGCCTATCGGGAAAGGTTGCCGTCGTGACCGGCGGCGGACAGGGCATCGGACGGGGATTGACGCTGCGGCTGGCGGAAGAAGGCTGCAAGGTCGCGATCTTCGACATCAACCCGCAGGGTGGTGAAGAGACCGCGAAGCTCGCGCCGCAGGCCGTCATCAAGACCTATGCGGTCGATGTCGGCGATGCCGGATCGGTCGAGGCGGCCGTCGCCAAGGTCGAAGCCGAGCTTGGCCCGATCTGGCTGCTGGTCAACAACGCCGGCTGGGACCGTCCGATGCCGTTCCTGAAGACCGACCGGGAGCTCTGGGACAAGATCATCCGGATCAATCTCTACGGGCCGCTCAACACCCACAAGGCGATCGCGCCCCTGATGGCCGAACGCGGCGGCGGACGGATCGTCAACATCGCCTCCGATGCCGCGCGGGTCGGCACCAGCGACGAGGCCGTCTACTCCGCCTGCAAGGGCGGCCTGATCTCCTTCACCAAGTCGCTGGCGCGGGAGCTGGCGCGCAAGAACGTCCTTTGCAACGCCGTTTGTCCGGGCCCGACCAACACGCCAATGATGGCGGCGGTGCTCGGCGAAGGCGAGCATGCCGTGAAGTGGAAGGACGCGATGGTGCGGGGCATTCCGCTCAAGCGGATGGGCGAGCCGGACGATTACGGCGGGATCGTCGCCATGCTGGCATCCGACGACGGCAAATTCATCACCGGGCAAACCATTTCCGTCTCCGGCGGAATGAACATGATCTAATCAGCGGAAGGAAACGCCATGACCGATCCGAAACAATTCACCGACGTCGTCTATGACGTGCGCGATCGCGCCGCCTGGATCATCATCAACCGGCCGAAGGTCTACAACGCATTCCGCGCGCGCACGCTGGATGAGCTCATCCATGCGTTCCAGATCGCCGGCAATGATCGCGATATCGCAAGCATCGTGCTGACTGGCGCAGGTGAGAAGGCATTCTGCACCGGCGGCGACCAATCCGCGCATGAGGGCCAGTATGACGGCCGTGGCGTGGTTGGATTGCCGATCGATGAGATCCAGGGCCTGATCCGCGATGTGCCGAAACCGGTGATCGCCCGGGTCAACGGCTTTGCGATCGGCGGCGGCAACGTGCTCGCTACGCTGTGCGACCTGACCATCGCGGCCGAGCACGCCCAGTTCGGGCAGGTCGGCCCCAAGGTCGGCTCGGTTGACGCCGGCTGGGGCACGGCGTTCCTGGCGCGTCACGTCGGCGACAAGAAGGCGCGCGAGATCTGGTTCCTCAACGAACGCTACAGCGCCAAGCAGGCCTGCGAGATGGGCCTCGTCAACAAGGTCGTTCCGATGGCGGAGCTGGATGCTGCCGTGAAGGACTGGACCGACAAGCTCGCACAGCGCTCGCCCACCGCGATCGCGCTGGCCAAGCGCTCCTTCAACGCCGATTCCGACAACATCCGCGGCATCAGCAACTTCGCGCTCCATGCCGTGAAGCTGTTCTACGACACGGCGGAATCGAAGGAAGGCGTCAATGCCTTCAACGAGAAGCGCGACCCGGACTTCCACAAATTCGCGCGTTGACGGCAAGCCAAGAAATAGAGCAATGGCGTCACCCAAGGTCATCATCTCCTGCGCGGTCACCGGATCGATCCACACGCCCTCGATGTCACCGCATCTGCCGGTGACGCCGGCGGAGATCGCCGCGGCCGCGCTCGGGGCCGCCGAGGCCGGGGCTGCGATCGTGCATCTGCACGCACGCAACCCGGTCGACGGACGTCCCGATCAATCGCCTGAAGCGTTCGAGCCCTTCCTGCGCGTGATCAAGCAGAGCTCCAACGTCGTCGTCAATCTCACGACCGGCGGCTCGCCTTACATGACGGTCGAGGAACGCGTGCGTCCGGCAGCGACATGGAGGCCGGAGGTCGCGAGCCTCAATATGGGCTCGATGAACTTCGGCCTGTTTCCGATGCTGAAGCGCTACAAGGAGTTCAAGCATGACTGGGAGCCGCAGATGCTGGAGGGCTCCCACGACCTCGTGTTCCGCAATTCCTTCAAGGACATCCGCTACGCGCTGGAGACGCTCAACAGCTCCGGCGCGCGCTACGAGTTCGAGTGCTACGACACCAGCCATCTCTACAATCTGCACTACTTCTGGACCGAAGGCCTGGTGAAGGCGCCGCTGTTCATCCAGACCTGTTTCGGCCTGCTCGGCGGCATCGGTTCGCATCCGGACGATGTCATGCACATGAAGCGGACCGCCGATCGCCTGTTCGGCAACAATTATCGCTGGTCCGTGCTAGGCGCCGGCCGCGCCCAGATGCAGGTCGCGGCGATGGCGGCGGCGATGGGCGGTCATGTCCGGGTCGGCCTTGAAGACAGCCTGTGGCTCGGCGCCGGCCGGCTCGCCGAAACCAACGCCGCCCAGGTGACCCAGGTGCGCAAGATCATCGAGGGCCTCGGCCTCGAGATCGCGAGCCCCGACGAGGCGCGCGACATTCTCCAACTCAAGGGCGGCGACCAGGTCGCCTTCTAGTTCCAACAGACGGTTCGACGGACATGCTGCCAAATCGCCCGGTCTATGACGAAGAGCACGCGCTGCTGCGCGACAGTGTCCGCCGTTTTGCTGCGGCCAGGATCGAACCGCGATTCCAGGAATGGGAGAAGGCCGGCATCATCGACCGCGCGCTGTGGCCGGCAGCCGGCGAAGCCGGCCTGCTCTGCCCCCAGGTTCCCGAGCAGTATGGCGGCATCGGCGGTGACTTCCGCCACAACGCCGTCGTCATCGAGGAGCTCGCCTATTCCGGCTTCGCCGGTCCCGCGACCGACTTCTCGGTTCATAACGACGTCTGCTGCGGTTACCTGCTGAGCTACGGCACCGAGGAGCAGAAGGCGAAATGGCTGCCGCGCATGATCGCCGGCCAGACCGTCTGCGCCATCGCCATGACCGAGCCCGGCACCGGCAGCGATCTGCAAGGCGTTCGAACCCGTGCGGTCCGCGAGGGCGACGAGTACGTCATCTCAGGACAGAAGACCTTCATCTCCAACGGCCAGATGTGCGACCTCGTGATCGTGGTGACCCGCACCAATCCGGATGGCGGCTCGCGCGCCATGAGCCTGGTCCTGGTCGAGACCGATCGTCCGGGTTTCCGGCACGGTCGCAATCTCGACAAGCTCGGCCATCTCTCCTCCGACACGTCGGAGCTGTTCTTCGACCAGGTGCGCGTTCCCGTCAGCAACCTGCTCGGGTCCGAAGGCGGCGCGATGGCGGCCCTGATGAGCGAGCTGCCGCAGGAGCGGCTGACGATCGCGCTTCACTCGATCGCGTCGGCGCAGAAAGCGTTCGACATCACCAAGACCTACGTCCTGGAACGAAAGGCGTTCGGTCAGGCGGTCGGAACCTTCCAGAACACCCGCTTCAAGCTGGCCGATCTGAAATCGGACCTCCAGGTCGGCTGGGCCTATGTCGACCAGTGCCTGAGCCAGCATATCCGCGGCGAGCTCACTACCTACGCGGCTTCGACCGCGAAGCTCTGGACCACCGAGATGCATGGCCGCCTCGTCGACCAGTGCCTGCAATTCTTCGGCGGCTACGGCTTCATGCGCGAATACGAGATCTGCCGCCTGTTTGCCGATGCGCGCGTGCTGCGTATCTACGGCGGCACCTCGGAGATCATGCGCGAGCTGATCTCGCGCAACCTCTGACGCGGGCGGCTTCTGCGTCCGCGTCTCGGCACGTCAATAGCTCTTCGGCAGGTCGAGCACCTTCTCGGCAATGAAGCTCAGGATCAACTGCTCGGTGATCGGCGCCAGGCGGGTGATCGAGACCTCGCGGAACAGCCGCTCGACGTGATACTCCTTGGCATAGCCAAAGCCGCCATGGGTCATGATCGCCTGCCAAGCGGCGTCGTGGCCGGCACGCGCCCCGAGCAGTTTCGCGCTGTTGGCCTCGGCACCGCAGGCCTTGCCCGAATCGTAGAGCCAGGCCGCGCGCATCGCCATCAGCCAGGCTGACTCCAGATACATCCACTTTTCGGCGAGCGGATGCTGGATCGCCTGGTTCTGCCCGATCGGACGATCGAACACCACGCGCTCCCTGGCATAGCGAGTGGCGCGGCGCAGCGCATCCTGTCCGATCCCGATGGCCTCGACCGCGATCAGGATGCGCTCGGGATTGAGGCTGTGCAGGATGTAGGAGAAGCCCTTGCCCTCCTCGCCGATCCGGTCGGCTTCCGGAATGAACAGGCCGTCGATGAAGATGGCGTTGGAATCGACCGCCTTGCGCCCCATCTTCGGAATCCGGCGCACCTCGATCTTCGAACGGTCGAGATCGGTATAGAAGATGGTGATGCCGTCGGTCGGCCGCTTGCAGTCCTCGAACTTCGTGGTCCGCGTCAGCAGCATGATCTTGTTGGCGACCTGCGCCGTTGAGGTCCAGACCTTCTGGCCGTGGACGACATAGCCGCCCGGCACCTTCTCCGCAAAGGTCTTGATGCGTGTGGTGTTGAGCCCGGCATCCGGCTCGGTGAAGCCGAAGCAGCACTGGTCCTCGCCGGACACCAGCCGCGGCACCCAGCGCCGCTTCTGGTCGTCGGTGCCCTTCACCACGATCGGATGCGGACCGAAGAGATTGATATGCACGGCCGACGCCGACGTCATGCCGCCGCCATGGCTCGCCACCTCATGCATCATGATCGCGGCTTCGGTGACGCCGAGGCCCGCGCCGCCGTACTCTTCCGGCATCGTGATGCCGAGCCAGCCGGCATCCGCCATCGCGCGATGGAATTCGCGGGGAAACTCGCCGTCGTCATCGCGGGCCAGCCAATACTCGTCGTCGAAGCGCGACACGACCCCTCGAACACCTTCGCGAATTGCGGCGTGGTCCTCCGGTACATCAAGCTGATTGGCAAACGATCTATCCATTCGAATTGCCCTCTCCGACCGACGCCAAGGTGCGTTTCGCGGCAACCAGATGCGGAATGTCGTACATCTTGCCGTCGATCCCGACGGTGCCGACATCGGGCGCAGCCGCAAACGCCGCAACGACGCGCCGCGCATGCGCCAGGTCTTCATCAGACGGCGTGAAGCAGGTGTTGATGGTCGCGACCTGATCCGGATGGATCGCGATGCGGCCGACGAAGCCGTCGCGCCGGGCGATCTTGCAACTCTCGGCGAGCCCCTGCTGATCCCTGAAATCGACATAGAGGGTTTCGAGCGCGGCCGCGCCGGCGGCGCCGGCGGCAAACAGGCATTGCGCGCGCGCCACCTGATACGGGAAGGTCCAGCTTCCATCGGCTTCCCGCGGCGTCAGCGCACCGAGCGCCGCGCTCAGATCCTCGCCGCCCCAGGTCACGCCGACCAGCCGCTTGTTCTTGCGCGCATAGCCGCTGAAGCCGATCATCGCAGCCGGGGTTTCGGTGGCAACCGTCAGCAGCTTGACGTGACCGGCCGGAACGCCGGCCGCAACTTCGAGCACGTCGACATAGTGCGAGATCAGATCGACGTCCTCGATGCCGTTGACCTTGGGCAGCAGCAGGCCGTCAAGCCCGGGGCGGACGACGGCCGCCAGATCCTCGAGCGTCAGCCCGGTGCCGAACGGATTGATCCGCACCAGAAAGGACCAGTT
Coding sequences within:
- a CDS encoding CaiB/BaiF CoA-transferase family protein; translated protein: MSRPLDGIKVLDLSKVLAGPLCAQYLGDLGAEVIKVEAVGQGDETRGWPPFPAPGLGTVFLSANRNKRSIAINMKSDKGRKLVHTLAKSADVAIESFGTGVAERLGIDAATLCALNDRLVHCSISGFGRTGPLKNSPGYDVILQAFGGIMSMTGDEGGGYIRSPISPIDQMTGVHAFSGILASLLARQKSGKGGAIQVSLFDTALGLLGYNLQTYWQRGTQPAKCGSSHESLCPYQAFEAADGPIMIGVANDNLWRKFCAIASLGAIVDDPKFRTNAERVKHRAETLHHVQAIIGTRTVADWNDALNEVGIPCSPINTLAQLLDHPHTKADELIMQYDHPAAGRLNCVGHPVTFVGEARAPGLPPPMLGQHTDDVLKEMGLSDASIAELRRDEVVS
- a CDS encoding enoyl-CoA hydratase-related protein, whose translation is MPIGPELKQFRMELAGNGVLHLIFDMPGRSMNVFSNAAIEELGVFADWLRQSDVAGVVISSGKSSAFCAGADLAELETAYDMIMAAPPGERDRLAFDHFFRLSHGLRRLETAGKPIAVAVAGLALGGGCEFTLAAHHRVLADHPQATFGLPESLVGLLPGGGGTQRLPRLIGIAAALPVLLDGARINGQAAIAAGLAHELAAPGEEIAAAERWVLSRPAATQPWDRPDWRSATAQRVAGEIDGSRTKMLADTLGHYPAPVAILDCVAQGLPQDFDTAIRTEMQIFARLIQRREPRNMIRTLFLGRLDYERLKKKGLDPKLTQAVTAVSDALAAQSEPGQELAEAFARAGFRADGQRKASFDGRIAGGAYWHDDEPKSWGKELLRARLVAADSAAARWRSELDEPERRAADYVLVTQQGFPAYLGGLFAVGLH
- a CDS encoding acyl-CoA dehydrogenase family protein; translation: MIERTIFREEHEIFRQTVRRFVDREIVPFHAQWEEDGIVPRELWLKAGAAGLLCCTVPEEYGGMGLDYLFDVVVFEELWRAGASGPGFLIHTDLVATYLLSFGSEAQKRKWLPKMVSGEAIGSLGMTEPHAGSDLKAIRTRATRDGDDFVINGQKVFISNGQLCDFVVLATKTDSQAGAKGVTLFIVESNREGFKRGRNLEKLGMRAQDTSELFFDHVRIPASNMLGAEGRGFAQMMTKLAQERLAQAIRSATVTETVIEWTLQYTAERSAFGQKLADFQNTQFKLAELKTKAAVARVFTDKCIALFMEGKLDPVDAAMAKMFTSELHCETVDECLQLFGGWGYMWEYPIARAYADARVVKIAGGSIEIMKTIIARQMYSQRGFDIQKNGSAS
- a CDS encoding SDR family oxidoreductase; this encodes MKGLSGKVAVVTGGGQGIGRGLTLRLAEEGCKVAIFDINPQGGEETAKLAPQAVIKTYAVDVGDAGSVEAAVAKVEAELGPIWLLVNNAGWDRPMPFLKTDRELWDKIIRINLYGPLNTHKAIAPLMAERGGGRIVNIASDAARVGTSDEAVYSACKGGLISFTKSLARELARKNVLCNAVCPGPTNTPMMAAVLGEGEHAVKWKDAMVRGIPLKRMGEPDDYGGIVAMLASDDGKFITGQTISVSGGMNMI
- a CDS encoding enoyl-CoA hydratase-related protein yields the protein MTDPKQFTDVVYDVRDRAAWIIINRPKVYNAFRARTLDELIHAFQIAGNDRDIASIVLTGAGEKAFCTGGDQSAHEGQYDGRGVVGLPIDEIQGLIRDVPKPVIARVNGFAIGGGNVLATLCDLTIAAEHAQFGQVGPKVGSVDAGWGTAFLARHVGDKKAREIWFLNERYSAKQACEMGLVNKVVPMAELDAAVKDWTDKLAQRSPTAIALAKRSFNADSDNIRGISNFALHAVKLFYDTAESKEGVNAFNEKRDPDFHKFAR
- a CDS encoding 3-keto-5-aminohexanoate cleavage protein, which codes for MASPKVIISCAVTGSIHTPSMSPHLPVTPAEIAAAALGAAEAGAAIVHLHARNPVDGRPDQSPEAFEPFLRVIKQSSNVVVNLTTGGSPYMTVEERVRPAATWRPEVASLNMGSMNFGLFPMLKRYKEFKHDWEPQMLEGSHDLVFRNSFKDIRYALETLNSSGARYEFECYDTSHLYNLHYFWTEGLVKAPLFIQTCFGLLGGIGSHPDDVMHMKRTADRLFGNNYRWSVLGAGRAQMQVAAMAAAMGGHVRVGLEDSLWLGAGRLAETNAAQVTQVRKIIEGLGLEIASPDEARDILQLKGGDQVAF
- a CDS encoding acyl-CoA dehydrogenase family protein, with the translated sequence MLPNRPVYDEEHALLRDSVRRFAAARIEPRFQEWEKAGIIDRALWPAAGEAGLLCPQVPEQYGGIGGDFRHNAVVIEELAYSGFAGPATDFSVHNDVCCGYLLSYGTEEQKAKWLPRMIAGQTVCAIAMTEPGTGSDLQGVRTRAVREGDEYVISGQKTFISNGQMCDLVIVVTRTNPDGGSRAMSLVLVETDRPGFRHGRNLDKLGHLSSDTSELFFDQVRVPVSNLLGSEGGAMAALMSELPQERLTIALHSIASAQKAFDITKTYVLERKAFGQAVGTFQNTRFKLADLKSDLQVGWAYVDQCLSQHIRGELTTYAASTAKLWTTEMHGRLVDQCLQFFGGYGFMREYEICRLFADARVLRIYGGTSEIMRELISRNL
- a CDS encoding acyl-CoA dehydrogenase family protein, coding for MDRSFANQLDVPEDHAAIREGVRGVVSRFDDEYWLARDDDGEFPREFHRAMADAGWLGITMPEEYGGAGLGVTEAAIMMHEVASHGGGMTSASAVHINLFGPHPIVVKGTDDQKRRWVPRLVSGEDQCCFGFTEPDAGLNTTRIKTFAEKVPGGYVVHGQKVWTSTAQVANKIMLLTRTTKFEDCKRPTDGITIFYTDLDRSKIEVRRIPKMGRKAVDSNAIFIDGLFIPEADRIGEEGKGFSYILHSLNPERILIAVEAIGIGQDALRRATRYARERVVFDRPIGQNQAIQHPLAEKWMYLESAWLMAMRAAWLYDSGKACGAEANSAKLLGARAGHDAAWQAIMTHGGFGYAKEYHVERLFREVSITRLAPITEQLILSFIAEKVLDLPKSY
- a CDS encoding CoA ester lyase; translation: MKLRSLLFVPADSERKFAKADGIGADALILDLEDSVAPGRKALARDAVKTLLGGGPRNWSFLVRINPFGTGLTLEDLAAVVRPGLDGLLLPKVNGIEDVDLISHYVDVLEVAAGVPAGHVKLLTVATETPAAMIGFSGYARKNKRLVGVTWGGEDLSAALGALTPREADGSWTFPYQVARAQCLFAAGAAGAAALETLYVDFRDQQGLAESCKIARRDGFVGRIAIHPDQVATINTCFTPSDEDLAHARRVVAAFAAAPDVGTVGIDGKMYDIPHLVAAKRTLASVGEGNSNG